A portion of the Falco naumanni isolate bFalNau1 chromosome 9, bFalNau1.pat, whole genome shotgun sequence genome contains these proteins:
- the KCNK18 gene encoding potassium channel subfamily K member 18 yields MASTSQPLRGKRACKKIFWAVFPHACFILSLVIYAFLGAFMFSHIEGNRKVNSSEEYRKFLQNLWYISRNLSDNMTENEEMFKQKIHKLLSEAERDWFVNPKEKWTFFGSLFFCCTVFTTVGYGNTYPVTRTGKYLCMLYALFGIPLMFLVLTDMGDILATVLSKSYNEFRKLQSKILASKLCSGSTCNKEVELKRRAQSKVVISEPLTIMEVLRSQPGVKRKPIKYHNAEIFEMLIARENEHTKLTRNKSIERWSSCPELARGKTMSRVIENFDKIGKQLEKLDVPIVLMVLVIFVYISCAAAILPHWETRLDFQEAFYFCFITLTTIGFGDTQLEHPKFFLFFSLYIIIGMEIVFIAFKLGQDRLIGLYKKVISFCGEKKMPSKKIYPK; encoded by the exons ATGGCATCAACATCACAGCCTCTGCGAGGTAAAAGggcatgtaaaaaaatattttgggcaGTATTTCCTCATGCCTGCTTCATTCTGTCTCTTGTCATCTATGCTTTTCTTGGGGCTTTCATGTTTTCCCACATTGAAGGTAACCGGAAGGTCAATTCAAGTGAAGAATATAGAAAATTTCTGCAGAATCTGTGGTACATCTCCAGAAATTTATCAG ATAACATGACAGAAAATGAGGAGATGTTTAAGCAAAAAATCCATAAATTGCTCAGCGAAGCTGAACGAGACTGGTTTGTCAATCCAAAAGAGAAATGGACTTTTTTTGggtctctctttttctgctgcacagtCTTCACAACCGTGG GTTATGGTAACACCTACCCTGTGACACGGACTGGAAAATACCTCTGTATGTTGTATGCTTTATTTGGCATCCCTCTGATGTTCTTGGTCCTGACAGACATGGGAGACATCCTTGCAACTGTCTTATCCAAATCTTACAATGAATTCAGAAAACTACAGTCAAAAATTCTAGCCTCTAAACTCTGTTCTGGATCCACATGTAACAAAGAGGTTGAGCTGAAACGCAGGGCGCAGTCTAAAGTAGTCATCAGTGAGCCCTTGACTATTATGGAGGTGCTGAGAAGTCAGCCAGGTGTTAAAAGGAAGCCAATCAAGTACCACAATGCTGaaatttttgaaatgttaattgccagagaaaatgaacacacaaaactgacaagaaataaaagcattgaGAGATGGAGTTCATGTCCTGAACTAGCCAGGGGAAAGACAATGTCCAGGGTAATTGAGAATTTTGACAAGATAGGGAAACAGTTAGAAAAATTAGATGTGCCAATTGTATTAATGGTGCTAGTTATCTTTGTGTACATCTCCTGTGCAGCTGCTATTCTCCCACACTGGGAAACCAGGTTAGATTTTCAggaagctttttatttctgctttatcacGTTGACAACTATTGGATTTGGAGACACACAACTGGAACACCccaagtttttcttgtttttttccctctatatTATTATTGGCATGGAAATTGTCTTCATCGCTTTTAAGCTGGGCCAAGACCGCTTGATTGGTTTGTATAAAAAGGTCATTTCATtttgtggggagaaaaagatgCCATCAAAGAAGATATATCCAAAATAA